One segment of Rhodothermus bifroesti DNA contains the following:
- a CDS encoding EcsC family protein, whose protein sequence is MPLTYDEAVRREIDHWVQSGGPIWQGIFDRAMRPVDALFARWAPSAWREQLEAAVARFLETLHDVASWTYNEAELLQHLRQQGLEVDCLEALQTEPLERLDPLVQPLFGTHAVLAALEGAGAGLGGLLWAAADVPLLFTINLRLIQQIGAVYGFRVHVPAFRPLVLAIFNAAAAGTSQARQNALREVSVAAALLARGAPYQGRTRDFIREQNRHLPRELVKNLARRKLSQLIPLAGAAVGAGVNYVFTRETGYTAYMLFRALHLEQRDRR, encoded by the coding sequence TTAACCTACGACGAAGCGGTTCGCCGGGAAATCGACCACTGGGTGCAATCTGGCGGACCCATTTGGCAAGGAATCTTCGATCGCGCTATGCGACCTGTGGATGCGCTGTTTGCGCGTTGGGCTCCCTCGGCATGGCGAGAGCAGCTTGAGGCTGCTGTAGCTCGTTTTCTTGAAACGCTGCACGACGTAGCCAGCTGGACCTATAATGAGGCCGAATTGCTCCAACACCTTCGACAGCAGGGGTTGGAGGTCGATTGCCTTGAAGCGCTCCAGACCGAGCCTTTAGAGCGGTTGGATCCGCTCGTGCAACCGCTGTTTGGCACGCATGCTGTGCTAGCGGCCCTTGAAGGAGCTGGAGCAGGCTTAGGAGGCCTCCTATGGGCTGCTGCCGACGTGCCGCTCCTTTTCACGATCAATCTGCGCCTGATTCAGCAGATTGGAGCCGTCTATGGTTTCCGCGTGCACGTACCCGCCTTTCGGCCTTTGGTGCTAGCGATATTTAATGCAGCAGCGGCAGGAACCAGCCAGGCGCGCCAGAACGCTTTACGCGAAGTCAGCGTAGCCGCAGCGCTGCTGGCACGAGGAGCTCCTTACCAAGGCCGCACGCGCGACTTTATTCGCGAACAAAATCGACATTTACCACGCGAGTTGGTAAAAAATTTGGCCCGCCGCAAGCTGAGCCAGCTCATTCCGCTGGCTGGCGCGGCCGTAGGCGCAGGCGTCAACTACGTCTTTACGCGCGAAACAGGTTACACCGCCTATATGCTCTTTCGGGCATTGCATCTCGAGCAGCGAGACCGTCGCTAA